CATCAGGACGGTGAGCGGCGCGGCCGACAGCAGCAATACGAGCTTGTGCCACAAGGGCCCGCGATAGAGGATCGCGAAGAGATAGGAGAAGCTGAGGATCGGGAACAGGTAGCGCAATCCCGAACACGCCTCGGCCACCTGGAGCTTGTACACCCCGAGGTCGATGACGTTGCCTTCCAGAAAGACCGCGACCCCGGCGAGGCTGACGAACCAGACGCCGAGCGCTGATGAAACCCACTGGAGGAAGATCGTGAGCTTCCAGTACAGCATCTGCGGCAGGGGCAGCATGAAGACGAGGTGGAAGACCGGCAACTGGTGCCGCCGGCCCCGGTCCCATCCGAATATCGTGAGCACGACGCCCGAGACCCAGAAGATGAAGGCATAAGTCACGATGTCGGGCACGCGCATCATGTTGCCGACGACCGCGACGAACAGCGCCGCCGCGATGACGACGAGGCCCGGCCAGCGGCGGCGCGGGGCGGCGTCTGACACCGGCATCCGGCGCTGTTCGCGCAGAAAGAGATAGAGAGAGATCAGCGGAATCAGCGGGCCGTGGCTGTATTCGGCGGTCGACCAGGCCGCGGCGAGCGAGGCGAACCCGATCCAGAAGACGGGCAGGGACGCCGCGAGGAGCGCTAGGAAGAGCAACAGCCCCGGCACATTGACCGCGAGAGTCGCGGCGCCTGCGCTTCGTTCGGGGCTCGTGGAATGGGTCATTGCTCCGCTACCTTGCCGGCCAAGCCGATTTTCCGGATATCTAAAGCGAAACCACGCGCAATGCGACCGGAATTCCCGTAGTCGCCATCACGTCCCCGTGGCGGTCGGGCCGGATCGTCGCCGGACTGGCACCTGTTTGCACCATGGGCGGTGATTGGATCAGGGACGGAAATTGAAGCTTCGGTCGAGGGTCACGAAGACCGAATTCGACTGCGCATCTCCCGTGGCCGTGGATGCGGAGCGGCGCCGGACCAGAACGCCGCCCGTCAGATCCCAATCCTGCGTCAGCGCATGCGAGTAGGTGGCCCGCAGGCTCGTGCGTTCCACCGTCGGCGCACCGCCGATACCGGCGCTTTCCGACCGACCCCAGTTGAGCGCCACGTTCAGGCGCGAGTTGTTGTTGATCTCGTATCCGTAGCCGACCGACACGCGCGTATCGAGTACGTCCTCGGACAGCGAGTTGGTTGAGACGTTGCGGTTGATCGAGACGTTGATATTGCTCGTCTTGAGCTGGTGCGTATAGCCGAGCGACCCGATCACGTAGTTGTTGCCGCTGGGGGTGTCTATTCCACCGACGGATGCATTGAAGGAACCGCTGGGAAGCTGCAGGCTTCGTCCAAAGCGAAGCGAGTTCCGCGAGCCGTTCTGGTTGACCGTCGAGTCGATCGAGGCGAATACGGTGCCGTTTGACAGGGTTTTGGTCAGCGTCGCGGCACCCGTCGCGCCCGACCGGTTGCTCGAGCCGGTATTGGTGTCCGTATCGATCTCTGTCCGGCCGAGGCGGGCGTCGAGGACAAGTGTCGGGTCGATATCCTGCACGACACCGATCGAATAGTCGGTCGTGCGCCGCTCGGTTCCGACTGCGTCATCGGCGCTGAATTCGGTGATTCCGGCCTGGGCGCGCAGCTGCGTGACGGGGGAGACCTTGAGCGTCGCAGTGAGGTTGGCGCTGTTGGTCTCGCGGTCGAAGAGCCGCGCATTCGTGACGTTCGAATAGTCCCGCTGGTCGTGGTCCAGCGACACGGTGAATCCCAGCGGATCGTTGAGGCCCGTCTGGTAGCTCAGCGCGGCTGTCGTGAATTCGACTGTGCCGCCGTCATCGACGAAGATGTTGGACTGCTGTTCCTCTTGCTCGACCTGGAACGGGTCGAGGAATTCGCGGTCCACATTGCGGTAGCGCCCGTTGAACGTGAGCCGGCTGTTGACGCCGTCGAGCCTGTATCCGAGCCGGATCGTCGGATCCTCAAAGCCCGAGATCGAGCGGCCGGGGATCTCGGCGTAGCGGAAGACGCCCGAAGCATTGACGTTGAAGTCCTGCACACTCGTGACGCTCGACAAGTTCAGGTCGACGCTGTTGTCGAAGATCGTCGTGCTGCCGGGGCTTCGCGGCTGAAGCTGGAAATTGTCGTCGTAGCTCAGCTTGGAGTTGACATTGATGTCGAACTGCAGCCCGCCCGCCCCACGGGCGGCCGTTCCGCCCGTCCCCGTCTGCTGGGGCAGCGCCATTCCGGGCCAGATAGTCGATAGCGCCGCGATCGCCGCGATCTTGTTCCTGCTCGTCCCCACCGTTTGTCCGCCTTTATTCGAAGAGTTTGCGCTCCGGCACAACGATCACATCGCCTTCACGCAGCACGATGGATGGCGCCGCGGCGCCACCCTGCACGGCCTTGTAGTTGTAGCGATAGACCTTTTCCACCCCGCCGTCGACGCGGCGAAGCTGGATGCGCTTGATTGCGGCGAACCGCGTAAGACCGCCGGTTTCGGCCAGGAACTGCAGAAGCGTGGTGCCCTGATCGACGTCGAGACGGCCCTGGTTGTTGACCTCTCCGACAGCGTAGATCGCGATTGTGCCGATCGTGCCGATATTGGCGGCGGCCTGCTGCGCCACCGCGGTGTTGATCGCCGAGGTGGTCGGATTCAGCTGACCGACCGACAGGAACACGGTGGGCGGCGTCGCGAAGTTTGGCGCCAAGGCCGACGCGATGGCGCCGCGCATGCCCTCGATGCTCTTGCCCGAGGCTCTGATCGAGCCAACGAGCGGAAGGCTGACGCTGCCGTCGGGCAGCACGAGAAGGCTGCGATTGAGGCTGGGGTCTTCCAGGACTTCCATCTGCAAGACGTCGCCGGCCTGGATACGATAGGCGCTCTGCGCCCAGGCGGCGGGAACGAGCAGAACGGCCAGTACAAGTCCGAGAAGGGGTCTGATCATGGTGTCACCCTATCAAATTCGATTCGCGCTCACACTAAGTCGTATCGCCATGGAGTCATAACTTTAACTGGGTTTCTTCAACCATCCCGCACAATTACGGCTCGCCTCGTGCCCATGCGGCAACAATTCGCTTGGCTCAGTTGGCGATATTCACGCCTTCCGCCTCCAGCCGGGCGACCTCCTGCCGGGCCGCGACGATGTCCGGGCGCGAATCGTCCGGGCCCGCGAGATCGAGCGCCTTGCGGAAGCGCACGAGAGCATCCTCCTTGCGTTCGAGCGCGAGGTAGGTCATGCCGAGATGGTACTGCACGACCGGGTCGGTGTTCAGCCCTTCGGCGGCCGGCTCGAGCTCTTTCAGCGCCTCTCCGTAGTTGCCGCGCAGATAGGCGATCCAGCCATAGGTGTCCTGATAGGGCGCAAGCGTCGAGCCGCGAAGGCGCCGCGCGATGACCTCGGCGCGCGCGAGGCTGTCGGGGTCGCTGCGGTGGGTCGACAGAAGGCTCGCCAGGTTGTTGGCGATGATCGGGTTGGCGCTGTTCGCCTTGTAGAGCTCCTCGTAGATCGCGATGGACCCATCGATGTCGCCGGTCTGCTCGAGGAAACTGGCCTTGGCCCACTTCAACTCGCCCGCGTCGGGCAGCGCGACGAGCGCCTCGTCGATGAGTGCTTCGGCCTCCGCGACGCGCGTGCGATCGCTGAGCACGAGCCGTGTCAGCGCCATCCAGGCGGGCAAGAGTGCGGGGTCTTCGGCGATCAGGTCGCGATAGGCGATCTCCGCCTGCTCGGTCTGGCCGGCGAGCTCGCGCACCGATGCGTCGACGAAGCGCAACTCGAGACTGTTTGGGTCGTTCGCCAGAAGGCTCTCCGAGTAGGCCAGCGCCTTGCCGTTCTGACCGTTCGCGAGATGGGCGCGCAGGATCGCTATTTTGACGTCGAGCCCGCCTCGGCCCGTGTCGACGAGCCCTTGCAGATAACCGATCGCCTGATCGGTCTTCTCCTGCCCCGCGAAGATCGCTGCGCGAAGCGACTGGGCGGCTGCCGTGGTCTGGCTTTCGCCGACGCGTTCCAGTTCGTCGGCAACCGCCTCGGCGCGCGGCCAGTCCTGCACGCGGAGGTAAAGCTGGCCGAGAGGTTCGAGCAGCATCTGGTTTCCGGGCGAGAGCCGAAGCGCGTCGATCAGCACGCTTTCAGCCGGAAGAAGCTTGTTTTCGGCCGCGAGAAGCTGTGCATAGCGCAGCGATTCCTCAGGCGCGCGGTTCGAGGCGACGACCGCGCGCGACAGGGATTCCCGCAACAGATCGCGATTGCCATCGCGCTCATAGGCCATCGCCATGAGCGTCAGGACGCCGGCGTCGTCGGGATTGTCGCCGTGCGCGCGCCGGAGGATCGCGATGGCTTCGCCGACCTCGTCTTCTCCGATAAGCCAGCTTGCCTTGAGCTTCAGCGCCTCCCCGTCGCCGGCGTCCTCTTCGAGCACCTCCTCGACAAGCGCCCGCGCGCCGACCGCGTTGCCCGTCGCGGCCAGCATCCGGGCGAGCCCGATCTTGGTCCGGCGCGTATCCGCGGACGGCGTGGCGGTCTTCAGGATGTCCTGCATGTCGGCGATCGCCTGGTCACGCTGGCCGAGATCGAAAGTGAAGCCCGCCCGCGCGGCGCGATAGACCGGGTTGCCGTCGCCAGCAGCGATGACCCGGTCGAGTTCGGCGACGGCCGCCTCGGGCCCCCTGAATTCTGCGAGGAACCGCACGAGCTCGAGGATGGTGTCTTGATCGGGCGCCGCGACATCGATCCGGCTGCGCAAATGCGTCTCAGCCTTGTCGAATTCTTTGCGCGAGAGATACCAGCGCGCGAGCGCCTGGCTCATTTCGGGCGAGTCGGGGAAGCGGGCGACCATGTCACGCAGACCAGCCTCGACTGCAGCGTCGTCGCCAAGCGCCGCATAGATCGACAGGCGCTGGGCATGAAGGCTGCGGTCATCCGGCGCGAGAGCGATGGCCGCGTCGATCGCCTCGAGCGCCGCGTCGAAGCGCTGGGCGCGGATGTGGTCGTCAATGATCACGCGCTTCAGAAGCAGGTTGTCGGGCATCTTCTCCACGAGTGCCCGCACACCTTTGGCCGCGGCGATCTGTTGGCCGACGTTGCTGTCCTCGGTCGCCTCGCCGTATTCGGCGACGAGGCGGATTGCCTGCATCTCCTGGTCATCCGGCGCCGCGATCAGCGCAAGGCGCGCATAGCGCAATGCGGTCGGCCAGTCGCCGCTTTGCGCCGCCAGCCGGGCCAGCGCGGCCTTGGTGTCGTGGTCTTCGGGGAACTGCTCGAAGAGCCGCAGATACTGGGCAAAGGCCTCGCGGACGCGGCCGCGGTCAAGCTCAGCCTCGGCATAGGCAAGCCGTGCCTCGCGGTGGCGTCCGTTCAGCTTGAAGACGTTGCGAAACTCCACCAGCGCTCGATCGACATCGCCGGCTTCGAGATAT
The Defluviimonas aquaemixtae DNA segment above includes these coding regions:
- a CDS encoding polysaccharide biosynthesis/export family protein: MIRPLLGLVLAVLLVPAAWAQSAYRIQAGDVLQMEVLEDPSLNRSLLVLPDGSVSLPLVGSIRASGKSIEGMRGAIASALAPNFATPPTVFLSVGQLNPTTSAINTAVAQQAAANIGTIGTIAIYAVGEVNNQGRLDVDQGTTLLQFLAETGGLTRFAAIKRIQLRRVDGGVEKVYRYNYKAVQGGAAAPSIVLREGDVIVVPERKLFE
- a CDS encoding tetratricopeptide repeat protein, with protein sequence MAFRKSLTAFALALGMGVLAACDTAEERAEKHYQSGLEYLEAGDVDRALVEFRNVFKLNGRHREARLAYAEAELDRGRVREAFAQYLRLFEQFPEDHDTKAALARLAAQSGDWPTALRYARLALIAAPDDQEMQAIRLVAEYGEATEDSNVGQQIAAAKGVRALVEKMPDNLLLKRVIIDDHIRAQRFDAALEAIDAAIALAPDDRSLHAQRLSIYAALGDDAAVEAGLRDMVARFPDSPEMSQALARWYLSRKEFDKAETHLRSRIDVAAPDQDTILELVRFLAEFRGPEAAVAELDRVIAAGDGNPVYRAARAGFTFDLGQRDQAIADMQDILKTATPSADTRRTKIGLARMLAATGNAVGARALVEEVLEEDAGDGEALKLKASWLIGEDEVGEAIAILRRAHGDNPDDAGVLTLMAMAYERDGNRDLLRESLSRAVVASNRAPEESLRYAQLLAAENKLLPAESVLIDALRLSPGNQMLLEPLGQLYLRVQDWPRAEAVADELERVGESQTTAAAQSLRAAIFAGQEKTDQAIGYLQGLVDTGRGGLDVKIAILRAHLANGQNGKALAYSESLLANDPNSLELRFVDASVRELAGQTEQAEIAYRDLIAEDPALLPAWMALTRLVLSDRTRVAEAEALIDEALVALPDAGELKWAKASFLEQTGDIDGSIAIYEELYKANSANPIIANNLASLLSTHRSDPDSLARAEVIARRLRGSTLAPYQDTYGWIAYLRGNYGEALKELEPAAEGLNTDPVVQYHLGMTYLALERKEDALVRFRKALDLAGPDDSRPDIVAARQEVARLEAEGVNIAN